In Musa acuminata AAA Group cultivar baxijiao chromosome BXJ3-11, Cavendish_Baxijiao_AAA, whole genome shotgun sequence, one DNA window encodes the following:
- the LOC103972131 gene encoding expansin-like A3 isoform X2, with protein MLFPFPSLLLHLAPHMGGDTVFTFFILFLFLSYATARDRCVHQSKAAYSSSSGLFACGYGSMALGFNGGYTAAGSSTLHRGGVGCGACFQIRCKNTSVCSTEGVSVILTDLNKSNHTDFVLGDPAFTAMARNGKEQELKKLGILDVEYKRIPCEYKNRNLSVRVEESSRSPSHLAIKFLYQGGQTDMVAVDVAQVGSPNWRFLRRDYGPVWSISRAPVGPLQLRMVVTGGYGGRWVWAQKAVLPAEWTTGSVYDLGVQITDIAREGCRIEE; from the exons ATGCTGTTTCCTTTCCCTTCCTTGCTGCTCCATCTTGCTCCACACATGGGTGGTGACACTGTCTTCACGTTTTTTATCCTCTTCCTGTTTCTCTCTTATGCTACTGCTCGTGATAGGTGTGTGCATCAGTCCAAGGCGGCCTACTCCTCCTCTTCCGGCCTCTTTG CTTGTGGGTATGGCTCCATGGCTTTGGGCTTCAATGGAGGTTATACAGCAGCTGGGAGCTCTACGCTTCACAGAGGGGGCGTTGGTTGTGGAGCATGCTTCCAG ATAAGATGCAAGAACACAAGTGTTTGCAGCACAGAAGGGGTAAGCGTGATCCTGACGGACCTTAACAAGAGCAACCACACTGATTTCGTGCTCGGTGACCCTGCTTTCACGGCCATGGCACGAAATGGCAAGGAGCAAGAGCTCAAGAAACTTGGCATTCTGGATGTGGAATACAAGAG GATCCCTTGCGAATATAAGAACCGGAACCTATCTGTCAGAGTGGAAGAGAGTAGCAGAAGCCCCAGTCACCTGGCCATCAAGTTCCTGTACCAGGGAGGTCAGACTGACATGGTAGCAGTTGATGTAGCTCAG GTCGGGTCACCGAATTGGCGGTTCTTGCGCCGGGATTATGGTCCAGTCTGGAGCATCAGCCGGGCGCCGGTTGGGCCACTGCAATTGCGGATGGTGGTGACCGGCGGCTACGGCGGCAGGTGGGTGTGGGCTCAGAAGGCGGTCCTGCCGGCGGAGTGGACAACCGGCTCAGTCTACGACTTGGGTGTTCAGATCACTGACATTGCCCGGGAGGGCTGTCGCATCGAAGAATAG
- the LOC103972131 gene encoding expansin-like A3 isoform X1 has product MLFPFPSLLLHLAPHMGGDTVFTFFILFLFLSYATARDRCVHQSKAAYSSSSGLFVAACGYGSMALGFNGGYTAAGSSTLHRGGVGCGACFQIRCKNTSVCSTEGVSVILTDLNKSNHTDFVLGDPAFTAMARNGKEQELKKLGILDVEYKRIPCEYKNRNLSVRVEESSRSPSHLAIKFLYQGGQTDMVAVDVAQVGSPNWRFLRRDYGPVWSISRAPVGPLQLRMVVTGGYGGRWVWAQKAVLPAEWTTGSVYDLGVQITDIAREGCRIEE; this is encoded by the exons ATGCTGTTTCCTTTCCCTTCCTTGCTGCTCCATCTTGCTCCACACATGGGTGGTGACACTGTCTTCACGTTTTTTATCCTCTTCCTGTTTCTCTCTTATGCTACTGCTCGTGATAGGTGTGTGCATCAGTCCAAGGCGGCCTACTCCTCCTCTTCCGGCCTCTTTG TTGCAGCTTGTGGGTATGGCTCCATGGCTTTGGGCTTCAATGGAGGTTATACAGCAGCTGGGAGCTCTACGCTTCACAGAGGGGGCGTTGGTTGTGGAGCATGCTTCCAG ATAAGATGCAAGAACACAAGTGTTTGCAGCACAGAAGGGGTAAGCGTGATCCTGACGGACCTTAACAAGAGCAACCACACTGATTTCGTGCTCGGTGACCCTGCTTTCACGGCCATGGCACGAAATGGCAAGGAGCAAGAGCTCAAGAAACTTGGCATTCTGGATGTGGAATACAAGAG GATCCCTTGCGAATATAAGAACCGGAACCTATCTGTCAGAGTGGAAGAGAGTAGCAGAAGCCCCAGTCACCTGGCCATCAAGTTCCTGTACCAGGGAGGTCAGACTGACATGGTAGCAGTTGATGTAGCTCAG GTCGGGTCACCGAATTGGCGGTTCTTGCGCCGGGATTATGGTCCAGTCTGGAGCATCAGCCGGGCGCCGGTTGGGCCACTGCAATTGCGGATGGTGGTGACCGGCGGCTACGGCGGCAGGTGGGTGTGGGCTCAGAAGGCGGTCCTGCCGGCGGAGTGGACAACCGGCTCAGTCTACGACTTGGGTGTTCAGATCACTGACATTGCCCGGGAGGGCTGTCGCATCGAAGAATAG
- the LOC135653017 gene encoding uncharacterized protein LOC135653017, protein MTSLAASSPPQSPSLYTMSPTHSHHDADGVSIVGSSPGASPLHPNYHHHRYASSPIQHFRDSSASSWRKIHNHHQHAHYHHGAASSDCSESDDDDDDGDGGVGGGGDPLPVHCYAAWFALGSILLFTLFSLVLWGASKSYKPAVFVKVRTTPSQSLVASEHFAPSLHTVFFSVLQGVVFQSYHLQAGTDVTGVSTKMLSINSTVSIAFRNQATFFSVHTSSTPLVMYYSELKIASGYMEEFNLSRKRGRVVVVAVGGRQMPLYGGGSSLESQAEEGGAPTVVPLELSFTVRSRAHLLGHLVTSEFYRHVRCSLALREERLGEPLDLADDCQYGDG, encoded by the exons ATGACGAGCCTGGCGGCGTCGTCCCCTCCGCAATCGCCTTCACTCTACACGATGAGCCCCACCCACTCCCACCACGACGCCGACGGGGTTTCCATCGTCGGATCCTCCCCTGGCGCATCCCCTTTGCACCCCAACTACCACCACCACCGCTACGCTAGCTCCCCTATCCAACATTTCCGCGATTCCTCCGCCTCCTCTTGGCGCAAGATCCACAACCACCATCAGCACGCACACTATCACCACGGTGCCGCCTCCTCCGATTGCTCCGAGTCagatgacgacgacgatgacggaGACGGCGGCGTCGGCGGAGGCGGAGACCCCCTACCGGTTCACTGCTACGCGGCCTGGTTCGCCCTGGGATCCATCCTCCTCTTTACCCTCTTCTCCCTCGTACTCTGGGGCGCCAGCAAGTCCTACAAGCCCGCGGTTTTCGTCAAGGTCCGAACCACCCCGAGTCAATCCCTAGTCGCATCGGAACACTTCGCCCCGTCACTACACACTGTCTTCTTCTCCGTTTTGCAGGGCGTGGTGTTCCAGAGCTACCATCTCCAAGCGGGAACGGACGTCACCGGGGTGTCCACCAAGATGCTCTCCATCAACTCGACGGTCAGCATTGCGTTTCGTAATCAGGCCACGTTCTTTAGCGTCCACACGTCATCCACGCCCCTGGTGATGTACTATTCGGAGCTCAAGATCGCCTCCGGATAC ATGGAGGAGTTCAATCTGTCCCGAAAGCGCGGGCGCGTGGTGGTCGTGGCGGTAGGCGGCAGACAGATGCCGCTCTATGGCGGGGGCTCGAGCCTGGAAAGCCAGGCCGAGGAAGGCGGCGCCCCCACGGTGGTGCCGCTGGAGCTATCCTTCACGGTCCGGTCACGGGCGCACCTCCTCGGTCACCTGGTCACGTCCGAGTTCTACCGCCATGTTCGGTGCTCCCTCGCCCTCCGCGAGGAACGCCTCGGCGAGCCCCTCGACCTCGCCGACGACTGCCAGTACGGTGACGGGTGA
- the LOC103972630 gene encoding thiosulfate sulfurtransferase 16, chloroplastic-like: MSSNANAEEAVMPRSVAVTVAHELLTAGHRYLDVRTVKEFSGGHAVGAVNIPYMLESVSGLFKRKTVTDGCIRAFKCWFYRHHRCCRWFFSMGGEWTSDRAERAC; the protein is encoded by the exons ATGTCATCGAACGCGAATGCTGAAGAAGCTGTAATGCCGAGATCAGTGGCCGTCACCGTCGCCCATGAACTCCTTACAGCTGGACATCGTTACCTTGATGTCAG GACTGTGAAGGAGTTCAGTGGTGGGCATGCTGTTGGAGCTGTAAACATTCCTTACATGTTGGAGTCTGTCTCTG GGTTGTTTAAGCGGAAAACGGTCACTGATGGCTGCATCAGAGCTTTCAAATGCT GGTTTTACAGGCATCACAGATGTTGCAGGTGGTTTTTCAGCATGGGTGGAGAATGGACTTCCGACAGAGCAGAAAGAGCCTGTTAG
- the LOC103972132 gene encoding uncharacterized protein LOC103972132: protein MSMNENREGGRSERERASSDMWASGSTFFTAARFLAPVRRPRHGYRRTRAEVSAPSSGPAPHADSRKKVVVVGAGWAGLASAHHLCKQGFDVTLLESGSGPAEEIGIRGFWRPYRNIFSVIDELGIQCFTNWMKSALYSPAGMEVKFPVFQDLPWLPTPFGALLYPEFLNLPLVDRLTSVPLISAVIDFDNTDTAWRRYDTMTSRELFKQYGCSEKLFQEVFEPFLHAGLFAPAEQCSAAATLGMLYYYILSHQKNFDVAWCHGAVEEKILLPWLESMRLNGLKFWENKRVTDFIINEDTGCISGLVCGQEVYKADAFVLAVGISTIQSTILSSPVLQSRQEFLSVLNLAAIDVISVKLWFDRKVKVPNAVNICFGSDDSISWTFFDLNSIYDEYQDELATVLEAEIYYANQLLPLKDEQIVKKVVAYLSGCVQEFKEAIVMQQNVVRHAKSATHFFPGSYKHMLRGSTTFPNLFMAGDWIVTRHGSWSKEKAYVTGLEAANRVVDYLGEGEFAKIIAVEEDEPHIQTLRSLNRRVNEIRTQIPSFDFFL from the exons atgAGTATGAACGAAAACCGAGAGGGCGGTAGAAGCGAGAGGGAGCGAGCGTCGAGCGATATGTGGGCCTCTGGTTCTACTTTCTTCACAGCTGCTCGCTTTCTGGCCCCCGTCCGGAGGCCAAGGCACGGCTACCGCCGCACTCGAGCTGAGGTTTCCGCCCCCTCCTCCGGCCCCGCTCCGCACGCCGACAGCCGGAAGAAGGTGGTGGTCGTCGGCGCCGGCTGGGCCGGCCTCGCCTCCGCTCACCACCTCTGCAAGCAG GGATTTGATGTCACCCTCCTCGAATCCGGAAGCGGCCCCGCTGAAGAAATCGGCATCAGAG GATTTTGGCGTCCATACCGTAACATATTCTCTGTTATCGATGAACTAGGAATCCAGTGTTTTACCAATTGGATGAAGTCTGCCCTTTACTCCCCAGCAGGCATGGAG GTCAAATTTCCTGTATTTCAAGATCTTCCTTGGCTACCAACTCCCTTTGGAGCCCTATTATACCCAGAA TTTCTTAATCTTCCCTTGGTGGACCGATTAACTTCAGTTCCTCTTATATCTGCAG TTATTGACTTTGACAACACTGATACTGCTTGGAGAAGATATGACACAA TGACTTCAAGGGAACTTTTTAAACAATATGGGTGCTCAGAAAAGCTCTTCCAGGAGGTTTTCGAGCCATTCCTTCATGCTGGCTTGTTTGCTCCTGCAGAGCAATGTAGTGCAGCTGCAACCTTAGGAATGCTTTATTACTACATTCTTTCTCATCAG AAAAATTTTGACGTTGCATGGTGCCATGGTGCTGTTGAAGAAAAAATTTTGTTGCCATGGCTCGAGTCAATGAGATTAAATGGCTTAAAGTTTTGGGAAAACAAAAGGGTGACGGATTTTATCATAAATGAAGATACCGGTTGCATCTCTGGACTAGTATGCGGACAAGAAGTATATAAGGCTGATGCATTTGTCCTAGCAGTTGGTATCTCCACTATCCAGTCCACTATTCTGAGCAG TCCTGTGCTACAATCACGGCAGGAATTCCTAAGTGTTCTTAACCTGGCTGCCATCGATGTGATCTCTGTTAAATTATGGTTCGATAGGAAG GTCAAAGTTCCAAATGCAGTCAACATTTGCTTTGGATCTGATGATTCAATCAGCTGGACTTTctttgatttgaactcaatatatgatgaatatcaagatgaaCTGGCAACAGTTTTGGAGGCTGAAATT TATTATGCCAACCAGCTGTTGCCATTAAAAGATGAACAAATTGTTAAAAAAGTGGTGGCATATCTTTCAGGTTGTGTGCAAGAATTTAAAGAAGCCATTGTGATGCAGCAAAATGTAGTCAGACATGCCAAATCTGCTACTCACTTCTTTCCAG GTTCCTACAAGCACATGCTGCGTGGCTCGACTACGTTTCCAAACTTGTTTATGGCTGGAGACTGGATAGTCACCCGACACGGATCATGGTCGAAG GAGAAAGCATATGTGACCGGATTAGAAGCCGCAAACAGAGTGGTGGACTATCTTGGGGAGGGAGAATTCGCCAAGATAATAGCAGTCGAGGAGGATGAACCTCACATCCAAACACTGCGTAGCCTCAACCGAAGAGTGAATGAGATAAGGACCCAGATTCCCTCATTTGATTTCTTTCTCTAG
- the LOC103972133 gene encoding E3 ubiquitin-protein ligase ATL23-like: MEMMALLFLFVAMFLMCFGIGVVFMVYMCILWSSILQNGEGEKGGKGLSTAELERLGGAADGGAVAGQECAVCLEDIEAGQAARVLPDCRHAFHRPCADRWLSAHPDCPLCRAYLHPPPPPPSVPLQVVLSA, translated from the coding sequence atgGAGATGATGGCGCTGTTGTTTCTGTTCGTTGCAATGTTTCTGATGTGCTTCGGGATCGGCGTGGTGTTCATGGTGTACATGTGCATTCTGTGGTCGTCGATTCTGCAGAACGGGGAGGGGGAGAAGGGCGGGAAGGGGTTGTCGACGGCGGAACTGGAGCGCCTCGGCGGGGCGGCGGACGGCGGTGCGGTGGCCGGCCAGGAGTGCGCGGTGTGCCTGGAGGACATCGAGGCAGGGCAGGCGGCCCGGGTGCTGCCCGATTGCCGCCACGCCTTCCACCGGCCCTGCGCCGACCGCTGGCTCTCGGCCCACCCGGACTGCCCCCTCTGCCGCGCTTACctccaccctcctcctcctccgccttcggtccccctacaggtggtctTGTCTGCTTGA